In Streptococcus parasuis, the following proteins share a genomic window:
- a CDS encoding alkaline phosphatase, translating to MKKKSTYLKCATILLATSVLLLAACSNQASVKLDTEAVNDAALAEQTANGKTVALYDTSRAKTEDYSKVNENQAKYVFLFIGDGMGVTPVTAAENYLGYTQTNKGEIYPDRMNFTEMPVVGMKTQFDCHSFIPDSASTATAFGTGIKTQTDTVGLSGDFSQSADSVAEKAKRAGKAVGIISSVTLNHATPAAFYANVESRNSYYDIGLQMAETDFDFFGGGSLKHRTGKEKDQKDLYTILEEHGYTIADTKQEAEQITADSKKVYMVAEDLQDDGAMTYAIDQNSDSQTLKDIVDKGIEVLSNDPEGFFMMAESGKIDWAEHANDGVTTMEEVIQFQEAIQSAVDFYNEHPDDTLIVVTADHSTGGFTIGNGSTGYETYFDLLTNQKGSQVAFQEKVKSALETNPNLSFEEFASQITAFFGLVLDPNAPAETGTEAAVEAYKSQQESNRLICSQEEYQELKTAFEESKKASEEQNVQYGGYDPVSITATHILDKKAGLAWTTTAHAGEKVPVYAMGSGAYMFDGEFDDTDVAVRLGEAMGFNGEVASPKDQMETETKKPVGVGLIPPASGNE from the coding sequence ATGAAAAAGAAATCTACCTATCTTAAATGTGCAACGATCTTGTTGGCTACTTCAGTGCTTCTTTTAGCAGCTTGCAGTAACCAAGCAAGTGTAAAATTAGATACTGAAGCTGTTAATGATGCAGCTTTAGCTGAGCAGACAGCGAATGGAAAAACAGTAGCCCTTTATGATACTAGTAGGGCTAAAACGGAGGATTACTCCAAGGTAAATGAAAATCAGGCCAAGTATGTTTTTCTTTTCATCGGAGATGGGATGGGGGTTACTCCGGTAACAGCTGCAGAGAATTATCTAGGCTATACCCAGACCAATAAGGGAGAAATTTACCCAGACAGGATGAATTTTACAGAGATGCCAGTTGTTGGTATGAAGACTCAATTCGACTGCCACTCTTTTATTCCAGACTCAGCCTCTACAGCGACTGCATTTGGGACAGGAATAAAAACTCAAACGGATACGGTGGGGCTTTCTGGAGACTTTAGTCAATCTGCAGATTCAGTGGCAGAAAAAGCTAAACGAGCAGGTAAAGCTGTTGGTATCATTTCCTCCGTGACTTTAAACCATGCAACACCTGCTGCATTTTATGCTAATGTAGAATCACGTAATTCATATTATGATATTGGTTTGCAAATGGCAGAGACAGACTTTGATTTTTTTGGTGGTGGTTCTCTCAAGCACCGAACAGGGAAGGAAAAAGATCAAAAAGATCTATATACCATTTTAGAAGAACATGGCTATACTATCGCAGATACCAAACAAGAAGCTGAGCAAATTACAGCAGATTCAAAGAAAGTGTATATGGTAGCTGAGGACTTGCAGGATGATGGTGCCATGACATATGCTATTGACCAAAACAGTGATAGCCAGACCTTGAAAGATATCGTGGACAAAGGTATTGAAGTACTGTCAAATGATCCAGAAGGTTTCTTTATGATGGCAGAATCAGGGAAAATAGACTGGGCTGAGCATGCCAATGACGGAGTGACCACGATGGAAGAGGTCATCCAGTTTCAAGAAGCAATCCAGTCTGCAGTGGATTTTTACAATGAACATCCAGACGATACCTTGATTGTGGTAACTGCAGACCATTCTACAGGTGGTTTCACCATAGGAAATGGTTCTACTGGGTATGAGACCTATTTTGACCTCTTAACAAATCAAAAAGGTTCACAAGTTGCTTTCCAAGAGAAGGTAAAAAGTGCTCTTGAGACCAATCCAAATCTTTCATTTGAAGAATTTGCATCTCAGATTACAGCATTCTTCGGTCTAGTTCTTGATCCTAATGCCCCAGCAGAAACAGGTACAGAAGCAGCAGTTGAAGCCTATAAGTCGCAACAGGAGAGCAATCGCTTGATTTGCTCGCAAGAGGAATACCAAGAACTCAAAACAGCTTTTGAAGAAAGTAAGAAGGCAAGTGAAGAACAAAATGTCCAGTATGGTGGCTATGATCCAGTTTCCATTACAGCTACCCATATTTTAGATAAAAAAGCAGGGTTAGCTTGGACAACGACGGCCCATGCGGGTGAAAAAGTACCAGTCTATGCTATGGGTTCTGGGGCCTATATGTTTGACGGGGAATTTGATGATACGGATGTCGCAGTTCGCTTGGGAGAAGCTATGGGCTTTAATGGAGAGGTAGCAAGTCCGAAAGACCAGATGGAAACAGAAACCAAGAAACCTGTTGGTGTTGGCCTAATTCCTCCTGCTTCCGGAAATGAATAA
- a CDS encoding Gfo/Idh/MocA family protein codes for MTEKMQYKWATLGTGVIANELVQALQAMGGNLYSVANRTYEKGVEFAQKYGIEKVYQEIDDVFEDPEVDIIYISTPHNTHINYLRKALKAGKHVLCEKSITLNSEELAEAIQLAEENQVILAEAMTIFHMPIYRQLSQVVASGKLGDLKMIQMNFGSYKEYDMTNRFFNKNLAGGALLDIGVYALSFVRWFMTEKPNQVLSQVKLAPTGVDEQVGILLSNDAGEMATIALTLHAKQPKRGTIAYDKGYIELYEYPRGQKAVITYTENGSQEVIEAGETAKALSYEVADMEKAVAGIENTMHLAYTQDVMEIMTQLRKEWGLVYPEEV; via the coding sequence ATGACTGAAAAAATGCAGTATAAATGGGCGACTCTGGGAACAGGTGTCATTGCCAACGAATTGGTTCAGGCTTTGCAGGCTATGGGAGGAAATCTTTATTCGGTGGCTAACCGTACCTATGAAAAGGGTGTGGAATTTGCGCAAAAATATGGCATCGAGAAAGTTTACCAGGAAATCGATGATGTGTTTGAGGATCCTGAAGTAGACATTATCTATATTTCTACACCGCACAATACCCATATCAATTATTTGAGAAAGGCCTTGAAGGCTGGAAAGCATGTCCTCTGTGAAAAGTCTATTACGCTTAATTCAGAAGAATTAGCAGAAGCCATTCAACTGGCAGAAGAAAACCAGGTTATTCTGGCAGAAGCCATGACCATTTTCCATATGCCGATCTATCGTCAGTTGAGCCAAGTGGTTGCCAGTGGGAAGCTTGGAGATTTGAAGATGATTCAGATGAACTTTGGCAGCTACAAGGAATACGACATGACCAACCGCTTTTTCAATAAAAACTTGGCAGGCGGTGCCCTCTTGGATATTGGTGTCTACGCTCTGTCATTTGTCCGTTGGTTTATGACTGAAAAGCCAAATCAAGTCCTATCTCAGGTCAAATTGGCTCCGACAGGTGTGGACGAGCAGGTAGGGATTTTGCTCAGCAATGATGCAGGAGAGATGGCGACCATCGCACTGACCCTCCATGCCAAACAGCCAAAACGTGGAACGATTGCCTACGACAAGGGATACATCGAGCTTTACGAGTATCCTCGTGGTCAGAAGGCAGTCATTACTTACACAGAAAATGGTAGTCAAGAGGTAATCGAAGCGGGCGAGACAGCCAAGGCTCTTTCTTATGAAGTGGCGGATATGGAAAAAGCTGTCGCAGGCATCGAAAATACCATGCACCTAGCCTACACCCAAGATGTCATGGAGATTATGACCCAACTCCGTAAAGAATGGGGCTTGGTTTACCCTGAAGAGGTGTAG
- a CDS encoding iron chaperone → MLQEFLNKVKNPVLKDKLATIFTQIQQEFPTLTTEIKWNQPMFIMDGTFIIGFSAAKSHISIAPETVTMETFAQDIQEAGYEATSNLFKIKEDQEVNWDLLHNIIAFNMEEKKGYDKFWR, encoded by the coding sequence ATGCTCCAAGAATTTTTGAACAAGGTAAAGAATCCTGTCCTGAAGGATAAACTGGCAACAATCTTCACTCAAATCCAGCAGGAATTTCCAACACTAACCACAGAAATCAAATGGAACCAGCCCATGTTTATTATGGATGGAACCTTCATCATTGGTTTCTCTGCTGCCAAGTCTCATATTTCCATCGCACCTGAAACGGTCACTATGGAAACCTTTGCCCAGGACATTCAGGAAGCGGGCTACGAGGCGACTTCCAACCTCTTCAAAATCAAGGAAGATCAAGAGGTCAACTGGGACCTACTCCACAATATTATCGCCTTTAATATGGAGGAAAAGAAAGGTTATGACAAGTTTTGGAGATAG
- a CDS encoding LysM peptidoglycan-binding domain-containing protein, producing the protein MKRKKLSKSQYMRRKRKTPVMKANKKVLYTSSLALSLFATGITAPNVFALDWTPRSVSEISQEIEDKGGKLTYTVKYGDTLSAIAEAMNIDLDILAQINQIADVNLIFPDTVLTTTVDQNHQVTQIEIQAPVQEEAAENTVQATVDIAANEITVDDTVIPLESTDAPSSSASVTEVSVETPVEEAPVTEVPAETPLEETLVEEVQVTEVSVETPVEEAPVTEVPAETPVEEAPVTEVPAETPVEEALVTEVPAETPVEEAPIAEVNSVEAAPVTPIPAASTATTVATVSTISSSTSSYDVGLQPQVAAFRAEVANAFGITSFSGYRAGDTGDHGKGLAIDFMVPQSSALGDQVAAYAVANISSKNISYIIWKQRFYAPFDSIYGPAYTWNLMPDRGSVTENHYDHVHVSFNQ; encoded by the coding sequence ATGAAACGTAAGAAGTTATCAAAATCACAATATATGCGCCGCAAGAGAAAAACACCTGTTATGAAAGCCAATAAGAAGGTGCTTTACACATCATCATTGGCCCTTTCATTATTTGCTACTGGGATTACTGCTCCAAATGTTTTTGCATTGGATTGGACTCCCCGTAGTGTAAGTGAGATTAGCCAAGAAATCGAAGATAAAGGTGGAAAATTAACCTATACTGTAAAGTATGGTGATACCTTAAGTGCGATTGCCGAGGCTATGAATATTGATTTGGATATTTTAGCTCAGATTAACCAAATTGCAGATGTGAATTTGATTTTCCCTGATACAGTTTTGACTACTACGGTTGATCAAAATCATCAAGTAACGCAAATTGAAATTCAAGCACCTGTACAAGAAGAAGCCGCTGAAAATACTGTGCAAGCAACAGTCGATATTGCGGCTAATGAAATTACAGTAGATGATACAGTTATCCCTCTGGAGTCAACGGATGCGCCTAGTTCATCAGCTTCAGTTACAGAAGTCTCAGTTGAAACTCCAGTAGAGGAAGCACCAGTCACAGAAGTCCCTGCAGAAACGCCATTGGAAGAAACCCTGGTAGAAGAAGTTCAAGTTACAGAAGTCTCAGTTGAAACTCCAGTAGAGGAAGCGCCAGTCACAGAAGTTCCGGCAGAAACTCCAGTAGAGGAAGCGCCAGTCACAGAAGTTCCAGCAGAAACCCCAGTAGAGGAAGCACTAGTCACAGAAGTTCCAGCAGAAACCCCAGTAGAGGAAGCACCGATCGCAGAGGTGAACTCTGTAGAGGCAGCCCCTGTGACTCCTATACCAGCCGCGTCAACTGCAACAACAGTTGCTACGGTTTCAACAATTTCATCAAGTACTAGTTCATATGATGTTGGACTCCAACCTCAGGTTGCAGCATTCCGAGCTGAGGTAGCTAATGCCTTTGGGATCACGTCATTTTCAGGTTACCGTGCGGGTGACACAGGGGATCATGGTAAAGGATTGGCAATTGACTTTATGGTTCCTCAAAGTTCGGCTTTGGGTGATCAGGTCGCTGCCTATGCAGTAGCCAATATTTCATCCAAAAATATCAGCTACATTATTTGGAAACAACGTTTCTACGCACCTTTTGATAGTATTTATGGACCAGCATACACTTGGAACTTAATGCCAGACCGTGGTAGTGTTACTGAAAACCACTACGATCATGTTCATGTGTCCTTTAATCAGTAA